A single region of the Rhodococcus sp. W8901 genome encodes:
- a CDS encoding carboxymuconolactone decarboxylase family protein → MPRIAPVSPQEAGPLIKAAYKYVGRRYGEVPEPFAVVANHRKLFAVSAAHEMGAQKASTVLPPNVRDIAVYRVAWTVGCSWCIDFGTMLQRFEGLDVERLQHIADYADSPLYTEDERIAIAYADAMTETPTTATDEQVAELERRFGRDGVVELTYQIGLENMRSRMYSALGIHDQGFDSGDACRVPWATDQGTADRERKA, encoded by the coding sequence ATGCCTCGTATTGCCCCTGTGTCCCCGCAGGAAGCCGGCCCCCTGATCAAGGCCGCGTACAAGTACGTGGGTCGCCGGTACGGCGAGGTGCCCGAGCCCTTCGCGGTGGTCGCCAACCATCGCAAGCTGTTCGCGGTGTCGGCCGCTCACGAGATGGGCGCCCAGAAGGCCTCGACCGTGCTGCCGCCCAATGTCCGCGACATCGCGGTGTACCGGGTGGCATGGACCGTCGGCTGCTCGTGGTGTATCGACTTCGGCACGATGCTCCAGCGGTTCGAGGGACTGGACGTGGAGCGCCTGCAGCACATCGCCGACTATGCGGACTCGCCCCTGTACACCGAGGACGAGCGGATCGCGATCGCGTACGCCGACGCCATGACCGAGACTCCCACGACCGCGACCGACGAGCAGGTGGCCGAGCTCGAACGGCGGTTCGGACGCGACGGCGTCGTGGAGCTGACCTACCAGATCGGGCTCGAGAACATGCGGTCGCGGATGTACTCGGCGCTCGGCATCCACGACCAGGGGTTCGACTCCGGCGATGCGTGCCGGGTGCCCTGGGCGACGGATCAGGGGACGGCGGATCGGGAACGGAAAGCCTGA
- a CDS encoding sigma-70 family RNA polymerase sigma factor, which translates to MSVAPLAESFESHRSHLLSAAYRLTGSVSDAEDAVQDAWLRLAAADTAAIRDLRAWLTTVVDRICLDRLRSATARRERYVGQWPPEPIGTDLTPSNPPDPLESVVRQEANRMAAMVVLDALSPAQRVAFVLHDGFAVPFDEIAGVLSVNVPSARQLASRARRAVAAAPPPVPDAAHAEVVTRLLSAMAAGDLDAVVAALHPYRSTTNRGPRPRLPRRRRPPRFSGAGHRVHGRRWQGVGRPRHREPREVARDQAFRSRSAVP; encoded by the coding sequence ATGAGCGTCGCGCCACTCGCGGAGTCGTTCGAGTCGCACCGCAGCCACCTGCTGTCCGCGGCGTACCGCCTCACCGGCAGCGTGAGCGACGCCGAGGACGCCGTGCAGGACGCCTGGCTTCGACTGGCCGCTGCCGACACCGCGGCCATCCGCGACCTGCGCGCGTGGCTGACCACCGTCGTCGACCGAATCTGCCTGGACCGCCTCCGGTCGGCGACGGCGCGCCGCGAACGGTACGTCGGACAGTGGCCGCCCGAGCCGATCGGCACCGACCTGACGCCGTCGAACCCGCCGGATCCACTGGAATCGGTTGTCCGGCAAGAAGCAAACCGTATGGCGGCGATGGTCGTGCTGGACGCCCTCTCCCCCGCCCAGCGGGTGGCGTTCGTCCTGCACGACGGCTTCGCGGTGCCGTTCGACGAGATCGCGGGCGTGCTGTCGGTGAACGTTCCGTCCGCTCGGCAGCTCGCGTCCCGCGCCCGGCGCGCGGTCGCCGCCGCACCGCCGCCGGTCCCCGATGCCGCGCACGCGGAGGTCGTCACCCGACTGCTCTCCGCGATGGCGGCCGGCGACCTCGACGCGGTCGTCGCCGCGCTGCACCCGTATCGGTCGACGACCAACCGGGGTCCTCGGCCACGGCTCCCCCGGCGACGACGTCCACCCCGGTTCTCCGGGGCTGGTCACCGCGTTCACGGCCGGCGATGGCAGGGTGTGGGCCGCCCAAGACATCGCGAACCGCGAGAAGTTGCGCGGGATCAGGCTTTCCGTTCCCGATCCGCCGTCCCCTGA
- a CDS encoding MCE family protein — protein sequence MNTVSKLARWQLSAFVVLAILSVIFVGGRYVRLDNLMGFGQYSVYVDLPSSGGIFTNAEVTYRGVPVGRVGDLTLTADGVRVELHLDNDGPDVPASAAAVVANRSAIGEQYVDLRPDRDSGPYLRDGSVIDVDDAAVPIPVEDLIASVDSLARSVPTDSLHAVATELGKAFDGQGDNLRTVVDSLADFTRVASAALPQTLDLVSDGRTVLDSQADQASSIRSFSSDLDALTAQLRSSDPDVRRLIGTGAATSEQVGALVRDSGADLTEVLSNTRQIVSLAPGREAYLRTALQLLPALPVAARAVAPGDGTIHFGLVLETNNPPACTLGYESTHETLAEMKRRDPDFGDTRDDFPFSSDVRCLVPQGSATGVRNAERAVLADPTVSQPWDAKPKQAPDALNLNPIASVLATVMGIAPPH from the coding sequence TTGAACACGGTGTCGAAGCTGGCCAGGTGGCAGCTGAGCGCGTTCGTGGTGCTCGCGATCCTGAGCGTGATCTTCGTGGGCGGACGCTATGTTCGGCTCGACAACCTGATGGGTTTCGGGCAGTACTCCGTCTACGTGGACCTGCCGTCGTCGGGTGGCATCTTCACCAACGCCGAGGTGACGTACCGGGGTGTGCCGGTGGGCCGGGTCGGCGACCTCACGCTCACTGCCGACGGGGTCCGGGTGGAACTGCACCTCGACAACGACGGGCCGGACGTGCCCGCGTCCGCGGCGGCGGTGGTCGCCAACCGGTCGGCGATCGGTGAGCAGTACGTGGATCTGCGGCCCGACCGAGACTCCGGGCCGTACCTGCGGGACGGGTCGGTGATCGACGTCGACGACGCCGCAGTCCCGATCCCGGTCGAGGACCTCATCGCATCGGTCGACTCGCTCGCGCGATCAGTCCCGACCGACAGCCTGCACGCCGTCGCGACCGAACTCGGGAAGGCGTTCGACGGCCAGGGCGACAACCTGCGGACCGTCGTCGACTCGCTGGCCGACTTCACCCGCGTGGCCTCCGCCGCGTTGCCGCAGACCCTCGACCTCGTGTCCGACGGTCGCACCGTGCTCGACAGCCAGGCGGACCAGGCGTCGTCGATCCGTTCGTTCAGTTCCGACCTCGACGCGCTCACCGCGCAGTTGCGCTCGAGCGACCCGGACGTGCGCCGGCTGATCGGCACCGGCGCCGCCACCAGTGAGCAGGTGGGGGCGCTGGTCCGTGACAGCGGCGCCGACCTCACCGAGGTGCTGTCGAACACCCGGCAGATCGTCTCGCTCGCGCCGGGGCGCGAGGCCTACCTGCGGACCGCGCTGCAGTTGCTGCCGGCGCTGCCGGTGGCGGCGCGTGCCGTGGCGCCGGGCGACGGCACCATCCACTTCGGCCTCGTCCTCGAGACCAACAACCCGCCGGCGTGCACCCTCGGCTACGAGAGCACCCACGAGACGCTCGCCGAGATGAAGCGTCGCGACCCGGACTTCGGCGACACCCGCGACGACTTCCCGTTCTCCTCCGATGTCCGGTGCCTCGTCCCGCAGGGTAGCGCCACCGGTGTCCGCAACGCCGAGCGTGCGGTGCTCGCCGACCCGACGGTGTCGCAGCCGTGGGACGCGAAGCCCAAGCAGGCCCCGGATGCGTTGAACCTCAACCCGATTGCGTCCGTGCTCGCGACCGTCATGGGCATCGCTCCGCCGCACTGA
- a CDS encoding PaaX family transcriptional regulator, giving the protein MRYNLTAEPVDKVDITPKSLLLAFLGMHLLWKPIAISGASLVELFGWLDVGQSATRSLLARMTDRGLLERHKVGRKTYYALTEHGTSVFEEGSKKIWRSMGGADWDGVWTTVALSVPEDSRHLRHRARSRLSWAGFGNTASGLWVAPRRHNVATILGPEFADVDLTVMVGRVLPPTTDEALVTSAFDLDEIAARYTGFTSRWQNDETSGSSREHAFATRIRVQAEWLSITQTDPLLPMSLLPENWPAGDAERLFRVLDATLDRASIGIEADGLDSIAL; this is encoded by the coding sequence ATGCGGTATAACCTCACTGCAGAGCCCGTCGACAAGGTCGACATCACCCCCAAGTCGCTCCTTCTCGCGTTCCTTGGAATGCACCTTCTCTGGAAACCGATCGCCATCAGTGGCGCGTCCCTTGTCGAGCTGTTCGGCTGGCTGGATGTCGGCCAGTCGGCCACTCGGTCGCTGCTCGCCCGAATGACGGACCGAGGCCTGCTGGAGCGGCACAAGGTGGGTCGCAAGACCTACTACGCCCTCACCGAACACGGAACGTCAGTGTTCGAGGAAGGCTCGAAGAAGATCTGGCGCAGCATGGGTGGCGCGGACTGGGACGGCGTGTGGACGACGGTCGCGCTGTCGGTGCCCGAGGACTCGCGCCATCTTCGCCACCGGGCACGGTCGCGACTGAGCTGGGCCGGCTTCGGGAACACCGCCTCTGGACTGTGGGTGGCACCCCGCCGGCATAACGTAGCGACGATCCTCGGCCCCGAGTTCGCCGACGTGGACCTCACCGTGATGGTCGGGCGGGTCCTCCCGCCCACCACCGACGAAGCGCTCGTGACCTCGGCATTCGACCTCGACGAGATCGCTGCCCGCTATACCGGGTTCACGTCGCGGTGGCAGAACGACGAAACGTCCGGATCGAGTCGCGAACATGCCTTCGCCACCCGAATCCGGGTCCAGGCCGAGTGGCTCTCCATCACACAGACCGACCCACTGTTGCCGATGTCGCTGCTTCCAGAAAACTGGCCGGCCGGTGACGCCGAGCGACTCTTCCGGGTCCTCGACGCGACCTTGGATCGAGCCTCCATCGGCATAGAGGCGGACGGACTCGACTCGATCGCACTGTGA
- a CDS encoding MFS transporter — protein MDQSYPEAAKDPAMLKRAAASSFLGSVIEYFDFFVYATCAAVVFKDVFFSNMSPLAGTLASLATFAAGYLARPFGGVIFGHYGDRLGRKRMLVLTMSIMGIASALIGVLPTYATAGAIAPILLVLLRVVQGIALGGEWGGAVLMSAEHADSRRGFWASFTNAGAPTGTLISTVVITSTIAILGNDAFVEWGWRLPFLFSLLLLVLGLVVRAKVDESPEFIAATDRAPDTGIPLLRLLKAQPKVLFLSVGVGLGAFVFQGALTTYSIAYGVQSGVPRQEILNALTISSFLSIFGIIGWSALSDKIGRRPMVIAGSVGIIAWGFALFPLIGSKSFPLIVLAMVVGQAIVHPMVYGPLAGLYTELFSTEYRYTGASLGYQLAGIGAGVSPVLFAEIMRSNGGTSTLGLSAVIALTALVSIACIIKLGETKNRRLSRVASDGADTQSVAADVSAAGVA, from the coding sequence ATGGATCAGAGCTATCCCGAGGCTGCAAAGGATCCGGCGATGCTCAAGCGCGCCGCCGCATCCAGCTTCCTCGGCAGCGTCATCGAGTACTTCGACTTCTTCGTCTACGCCACCTGCGCTGCGGTGGTCTTCAAGGACGTCTTCTTCTCCAACATGAGCCCGCTGGCGGGCACCCTCGCGAGCCTGGCCACGTTCGCTGCGGGCTACCTGGCGCGGCCCTTCGGCGGTGTCATCTTCGGCCACTACGGCGACCGACTCGGCCGCAAGCGGATGCTCGTTCTGACAATGTCGATCATGGGCATCGCCAGCGCCCTCATCGGCGTCCTGCCCACGTACGCCACGGCCGGAGCGATCGCACCGATCCTGCTCGTGCTTCTGCGCGTGGTCCAGGGCATAGCGCTGGGCGGCGAGTGGGGCGGCGCGGTACTGATGTCGGCGGAGCACGCAGATTCCCGACGCGGCTTCTGGGCAAGTTTCACCAACGCGGGTGCCCCGACTGGCACGCTGATCTCCACCGTCGTCATCACCTCGACCATCGCGATCCTGGGCAACGACGCCTTCGTCGAGTGGGGCTGGCGTCTGCCGTTCCTGTTCAGCCTCCTGCTTCTCGTGCTCGGTCTCGTGGTCCGTGCCAAGGTCGACGAGTCGCCCGAGTTCATTGCAGCCACCGATCGCGCGCCGGACACCGGCATCCCGCTGCTGCGGCTGCTCAAGGCGCAGCCCAAGGTGCTGTTCCTCTCTGTCGGAGTCGGGCTGGGGGCCTTTGTCTTCCAAGGCGCCTTGACCACCTACTCCATCGCCTACGGCGTACAGTCCGGGGTCCCGCGCCAGGAGATCCTCAACGCGCTCACCATTTCGTCGTTCCTGTCGATCTTCGGCATCATCGGGTGGTCGGCCCTGTCCGACAAGATCGGCCGGCGGCCGATGGTCATCGCCGGCTCCGTCGGCATCATCGCGTGGGGATTCGCGCTCTTCCCCCTGATCGGATCGAAGAGCTTTCCGTTGATCGTCCTCGCCATGGTGGTCGGCCAGGCGATCGTCCACCCGATGGTCTACGGCCCCCTCGCCGGCCTGTACACGGAGCTGTTCAGCACCGAATACCGATACACCGGAGCTTCGCTCGGTTATCAGCTCGCCGGGATCGGTGCGGGTGTCTCCCCGGTACTGTTCGCCGAGATCATGCGCTCGAACGGCGGCACGAGCACCCTCGGGCTGTCTGCGGTCATCGCACTGACCGCCCTGGTGAGCATCGCCTGCATCATCAAGCTCGGTGAGACCAAGAACCGAAGACTCTCGCGCGTCGCCTCCGACGGGGCTGACACGCAGTCCGTCGCCGCCGATGTATCCGCGGCGGGGGTGGCGTGA
- a CDS encoding acyl-CoA synthetase: MRGGYRPGLATLSERRARMSGDSVALVYRDTALSYREVHNRVLVRAAQLARCGVGQGDRVAYLGPNHPAFVETMLAVVRLGGVFLPLNHRLSAPELDYQLTDAGVSVLLVAPESRATAGSLGVDGVVVEDVVWSTESVDTPGDPIGAAEVGGHDPAFVLYTSGTTGRPKGAILTHENLLWNSFNLLLDLDVASDEVTLVSAPLFHVAALDQLVLTVYLKGGTSVLVPKWEVDLAFDLIERHRVTWMFGVTTMYADLAQSPRWPQADLSSIRSVMSGGAPIPVHLIDTYRAKGVTFCQGYGLTETAPGATFLAPGDAVRKAGSAGQQVMFDEVKIVDDIGVECPRGTAGEVIIRGPNVTPGYWRNDAATAAAFTAGGWFHSGDIAYMDDDGFVFVVDRMKDMYISGGENVYPAEVESVLFQHPDVLEAAVVGAPDDRWGEVGHAHVVRREGSDLDRDALLAFATERLARYKVPKLVSFVPALPRTGSGKVRKQDLRAGTALGAHSDSVQQICTISKAMN, encoded by the coding sequence ATGCGGGGCGGCTACCGTCCGGGCCTGGCCACACTGTCCGAGCGGCGGGCTCGGATGAGCGGTGACTCGGTGGCGCTGGTCTACCGGGACACCGCGCTCAGCTACCGCGAGGTCCACAACCGCGTCCTCGTCCGGGCCGCACAGCTCGCGCGGTGCGGGGTGGGACAGGGGGACCGGGTCGCCTATCTGGGTCCCAACCACCCGGCATTCGTCGAAACGATGCTCGCGGTGGTCCGGCTCGGGGGCGTCTTCCTTCCGCTCAACCACCGCCTCTCGGCTCCCGAGCTGGACTACCAGCTGACCGATGCCGGGGTCTCTGTGCTCCTCGTCGCCCCCGAGTCGCGGGCGACCGCGGGTTCGCTAGGAGTCGACGGCGTCGTCGTCGAGGACGTGGTGTGGTCGACCGAATCGGTGGATACGCCCGGTGATCCGATCGGCGCCGCCGAGGTCGGCGGGCACGATCCCGCCTTCGTCCTGTACACCTCCGGCACGACGGGTCGTCCGAAGGGCGCGATCCTCACCCACGAGAACCTGTTGTGGAACAGCTTCAACCTCCTCCTCGATCTCGACGTCGCCTCCGACGAGGTGACCCTGGTGTCGGCTCCGCTCTTCCACGTGGCGGCGCTCGACCAACTGGTGCTGACGGTGTACCTCAAGGGCGGTACCAGCGTCCTCGTCCCGAAATGGGAAGTCGATCTCGCCTTCGATCTCATCGAACGTCACAGGGTCACGTGGATGTTCGGCGTCACCACGATGTACGCCGACCTCGCGCAGTCGCCGCGCTGGCCGCAAGCCGACCTGAGCTCCATCCGTAGCGTCATGTCGGGCGGTGCGCCGATCCCGGTGCATCTCATCGACACCTACCGGGCGAAGGGTGTCACCTTCTGTCAGGGGTACGGCCTCACCGAGACCGCGCCCGGCGCAACCTTCCTCGCTCCCGGGGACGCGGTCCGCAAGGCCGGTTCGGCGGGACAGCAGGTGATGTTCGACGAGGTCAAGATCGTCGACGACATAGGTGTGGAGTGCCCCCGCGGCACCGCCGGCGAGGTGATCATCCGGGGCCCCAACGTCACGCCCGGCTACTGGCGGAACGACGCGGCGACCGCTGCGGCCTTCACCGCCGGCGGCTGGTTCCACTCCGGCGACATCGCGTACATGGACGACGACGGGTTCGTCTTCGTCGTCGACCGCATGAAGGACATGTACATCTCGGGCGGTGAGAACGTCTACCCGGCCGAGGTCGAAAGCGTGCTGTTCCAGCACCCCGACGTTCTCGAGGCCGCGGTCGTCGGCGCCCCGGACGACCGTTGGGGCGAGGTGGGTCATGCCCACGTCGTCCGGCGGGAGGGCTCGGATCTCGACCGGGACGCCCTCCTGGCCTTCGCGACCGAGCGACTGGCCCGGTACAAGGTCCCGAAACTGGTGTCGTTCGTTCCTGCCCTACCTCGCACCGGCTCCGGAAAGGTGCGCAAGCAAGACCTCCGCGCCGGCACCGCGCTCGGCGCTCACTCCGATTCCGTACAACAGATCTGCACGATCAGCAAGGCGATGAATTGA
- a CDS encoding crotonase/enoyl-CoA hydratase family protein translates to MTTAISESLVFDQRGDIGILTLDRPHKRNALDDKTVLSLGDFFRTPPEGVRAIVLTSSGDHFCAGLDLSELSDRDAVAGLHHSRMWHKSLGEMAGGTIPVVAVLRGAVVGGGLELASAAHIRVAERSAFFALPEGQRGLFVGGGASVRVPRLIGVARMQDMMLTGRVLTADEGERVGLATYLVDNGGGDNLACELAEKIASNSPVTNYSVMHALPRIAEVGPDEGLMMESLMAAVAQSSQEAKHRMNEFLTGRGPKVRTADGGAN, encoded by the coding sequence ATGACCACCGCCATCTCCGAATCCCTCGTCTTCGACCAGCGCGGCGACATCGGCATCCTCACCCTGGATCGACCGCACAAGCGAAATGCCCTCGACGACAAGACCGTTCTCTCCCTCGGCGACTTCTTCCGGACGCCCCCCGAGGGTGTGCGTGCCATCGTCCTGACCTCGTCCGGCGATCACTTCTGCGCCGGCCTCGACCTCTCGGAGCTCTCGGACCGGGACGCCGTCGCCGGACTCCATCACTCCCGTATGTGGCACAAGTCGCTCGGCGAGATGGCGGGCGGCACGATCCCCGTGGTCGCGGTCCTGCGCGGTGCGGTCGTCGGTGGCGGACTCGAACTCGCCAGCGCCGCGCACATCCGAGTGGCGGAGCGAAGCGCGTTCTTCGCGCTGCCGGAAGGACAGCGCGGGCTGTTCGTGGGCGGCGGGGCCTCGGTGCGGGTTCCGCGGTTGATCGGCGTCGCCCGGATGCAGGACATGATGCTCACGGGTCGGGTCCTCACCGCAGACGAGGGCGAACGTGTCGGCCTCGCAACCTATCTCGTCGACAACGGTGGTGGCGACAACCTGGCCTGCGAGCTCGCCGAGAAGATCGCCTCGAACTCTCCTGTCACCAACTACTCGGTGATGCACGCCCTTCCACGGATCGCCGAGGTCGGCCCGGACGAGGGGCTGATGATGGAGTCGCTCATGGCCGCCGTCGCGCAGTCCAGCCAGGAAGCCAAGCATCGGATGAACGAGTTCCTCACCGGCCGTGGGCCAAAGGTCCGCACCGCGGACGGAGGGGCGAACTGA
- a CDS encoding acetoacetate--CoA ligase: MAAILRSVPADARDTTRVGAFMDWLGAERGVRVENWDDLYRWSVEDVEGFWAAIWDHFGVVTHRPYRQVLEARVMPGARWFTGALLNYTEHSLGTEVDLDAVAVVATSQTRADITMTFGQLRDEVRRVRAGLVDLGVGRGDRVAGYLPNAPEALVAFLATVSLGAIWAACAPEFGAHSVVDRFGQIGPKVLFVVGGYTYGSKTVDRRDEVAHIRENLPGVSTVVSVAYGEHVVTDDVVAWNDLGRGEAGAPGSMPDVEPVPFDHPLVVLFSSGTTGKPKAIVHGHGGILLETLKNHALHFDLGPGDTFSWFSTTAWMMWNSLVGGLLVRSSIVMIDGNPMYPDSGHQWRVAAETGATVMGMSPGVVMACRREGLDPATEFDLSAVRQFGAAGSPLPREGYEWISDRFGPGVLLNVGSGGTDVCTGIIQASPMTPVYAGEMSGPSLGFAAAAYDGDGNEVVGELGELVITLPVPSMPVKFWGDDDGSRYRSAYFDTYPGVWRHGDWIRFDPEGGAVITGRSDATLNRGGVRLGTAEFYRVVEELPGIADSLVVHLEGADGGMGRLVLFVVTDPGVEVDDALRRTVSTTLRTALSPRHIPDEIHPVAVVPYNRTGKKLEIPVKRILLGASPDSVAAPGSLAQPEALDAFVAWSVTGAIG, encoded by the coding sequence ATGGCGGCGATCCTGCGGTCCGTGCCCGCCGACGCCCGGGACACCACGCGGGTCGGGGCCTTCATGGACTGGCTCGGAGCCGAGCGCGGTGTGCGGGTGGAGAACTGGGACGACCTCTACCGGTGGTCGGTCGAGGACGTCGAGGGATTCTGGGCGGCGATCTGGGACCATTTCGGCGTCGTCACCCACCGCCCGTACCGCCAGGTGCTCGAGGCCCGGGTGATGCCCGGCGCGCGGTGGTTCACCGGCGCACTCCTCAACTACACCGAGCACTCTCTCGGAACCGAAGTGGACCTGGACGCGGTCGCCGTGGTGGCCACGTCGCAGACCCGCGCCGACATCACGATGACCTTCGGTCAACTGCGCGACGAGGTCCGCCGCGTGCGGGCCGGCCTCGTCGACCTCGGGGTGGGCCGCGGCGACCGGGTCGCCGGCTACCTGCCCAACGCCCCCGAGGCGCTCGTCGCGTTCCTCGCCACGGTGAGCCTCGGCGCGATCTGGGCGGCATGCGCACCCGAGTTCGGCGCCCACAGCGTCGTGGACCGGTTCGGTCAGATCGGCCCCAAGGTGCTGTTCGTCGTCGGCGGCTACACATACGGATCCAAGACCGTCGATCGTCGTGACGAGGTCGCCCACATCCGCGAGAATCTCCCGGGGGTCTCCACGGTGGTCTCGGTCGCCTACGGCGAGCACGTCGTCACCGACGACGTCGTGGCCTGGAACGACCTCGGGCGCGGTGAGGCCGGTGCACCGGGGTCGATGCCCGATGTCGAGCCGGTCCCGTTCGACCACCCGCTCGTGGTGCTGTTCTCGTCCGGCACCACCGGCAAGCCCAAGGCCATCGTGCACGGCCACGGCGGCATTCTGCTCGAGACCCTCAAGAACCACGCCCTCCACTTCGATCTCGGGCCTGGGGACACGTTCTCCTGGTTCAGCACCACGGCGTGGATGATGTGGAACTCCCTGGTCGGCGGACTGCTGGTGCGGTCGTCGATCGTCATGATCGACGGCAACCCCATGTACCCGGACTCGGGTCACCAGTGGCGGGTGGCCGCTGAGACCGGGGCGACGGTGATGGGCATGAGCCCGGGCGTGGTCATGGCGTGCCGACGCGAAGGTCTCGATCCCGCAACCGAATTCGATCTCTCGGCCGTCCGGCAGTTCGGCGCCGCCGGCAGCCCGCTGCCGCGGGAGGGCTACGAGTGGATCTCCGACCGCTTCGGCCCCGGCGTGCTCCTCAACGTCGGTAGCGGCGGCACGGACGTGTGCACCGGCATCATCCAGGCCTCGCCGATGACCCCGGTCTACGCGGGCGAGATGTCCGGGCCGAGCCTCGGTTTCGCGGCAGCCGCGTACGACGGGGACGGCAACGAGGTGGTCGGTGAGCTCGGCGAACTCGTCATCACGCTGCCGGTGCCGTCGATGCCGGTGAAGTTCTGGGGCGACGACGACGGCTCCCGATACCGAAGCGCATACTTCGACACCTATCCGGGGGTGTGGCGGCACGGCGACTGGATCCGCTTCGACCCGGAGGGCGGTGCAGTCATCACCGGCCGGTCCGATGCGACCCTCAACCGTGGTGGTGTCCGGCTCGGCACCGCCGAGTTCTACCGCGTGGTCGAGGAGCTGCCCGGCATCGCCGACTCCCTCGTCGTCCACCTCGAGGGCGCCGACGGCGGGATGGGCCGCCTGGTCCTGTTCGTCGTCACCGACCCCGGCGTGGAGGTCGACGACGCGCTGAGGAGGACCGTCTCGACGACTCTGCGAACGGCGCTGTCGCCGCGGCACATCCCGGACGAGATCCATCCCGTCGCGGTGGTGCCGTACAACCGGACCGGGAAGAAGCTCGAGATCCCGGTCAAACGGATCCTTCTCGGGGCCTCGCCGGACAGCGTCGCGGCACCCGGTTCGCTGGCGCAACCGGAGGCCCTCGACGCGTTCGTCGCGTGGAGCGTCACGGGAGCGATCGGATGA
- a CDS encoding 3-hydroxyacyl-CoA dehydrogenase NAD-binding domain-containing protein, producing the protein MSAPAAAQIRTVAVIGTGVIGAAWVAGFLAAGLDVVATDPADGAEARLRSYLDETSDLVTELTGSAVSERGELRFVATAAEAARDADFVQENGPERLDAKGALLAEIDAAARPGVIIASSTSGLEPSALQAACSVDPGRVLVGHPFNPAHIIPLVEVVPGGATPPETAQVALDFYRLVGKKPILVRAEIPGHVTNRLQAALWREAYSLVDRGVVSVADIDTAISNGPGLRWAIIGPLTAQHLSGGKGGLRHLLEHLGPPTQKWMDDLGTPQLTPELADKLVAGMDDEMAGVDQAGLVADRDRLLVDIMRLKRAGRNLP; encoded by the coding sequence ATGAGCGCCCCGGCTGCGGCGCAGATCCGGACCGTCGCGGTGATCGGGACCGGCGTCATCGGCGCGGCGTGGGTGGCAGGCTTCCTCGCCGCCGGTCTCGACGTCGTCGCCACCGACCCGGCCGACGGAGCCGAGGCGCGGCTCCGGTCCTATCTCGACGAAACCAGCGATCTCGTCACCGAACTCACCGGATCCGCGGTGTCCGAGCGTGGTGAGCTCCGGTTCGTCGCGACCGCCGCCGAGGCTGCGCGCGACGCCGATTTCGTCCAGGAGAACGGCCCCGAGAGACTGGACGCGAAGGGTGCGCTGCTCGCGGAGATCGACGCCGCGGCGCGCCCGGGCGTGATCATCGCGTCGTCGACGTCCGGTCTCGAGCCGAGCGCGCTGCAGGCCGCGTGTTCGGTCGATCCCGGCCGTGTGCTGGTGGGCCACCCGTTCAACCCCGCGCACATCATTCCGCTCGTCGAGGTGGTACCGGGCGGGGCCACGCCGCCCGAGACGGCGCAGGTGGCGCTCGACTTCTACCGCCTGGTCGGCAAGAAGCCGATCCTCGTCCGCGCCGAGATCCCCGGGCACGTCACCAACCGGTTGCAAGCCGCCCTCTGGCGCGAGGCCTACTCGCTGGTGGACCGCGGTGTGGTATCCGTCGCCGACATCGACACCGCCATCTCGAACGGGCCGGGACTGCGCTGGGCCATCATCGGACCACTTACCGCACAGCACCTTTCCGGTGGGAAGGGCGGCCTGCGGCATCTGCTGGAACACCTGGGCCCACCCACCCAGAAGTGGATGGACGACCTCGGGACGCCGCAGCTCACCCCGGAACTCGCCGACAAACTCGTCGCCGGCATGGACGACGAGATGGCGGGGGTAGACCAGGCAGGCCTGGTCGCGGACCGCGACCGATTGCTGGTCGACATCATGCGACTCAAACGCGCCGGCCGAAACCTGCCCTGA